CAAGTCTATTAGCACTATGCATAGCTAAATCAATAAGAATCATTTTGGAGAAAGCTCCGTTAGCTGCTGAGTCGGTCGAAACATCTAGGTCCGGAATACTGCCTTCGCTAGGAAAATTAACTAGTAATTGATGATAGTCTTCAAATATGGAACTATATTCTCGAAACATAGATTCACCTGAAAACGGGGAAGTTGCGTCAGGAAatcttttttggatttgcTCATTAATATCCGAAGTTATGCTTGCaatcaaagaaaacaagTTCGACTCTGAAGGCGTTCGTAAGTCTCTACCACGAGATCTTTTACTAATGCGTACATCGGAATCATCTATCGGCCTCTTAAGGAGTTGGGGTTTAGGCAAATTATCCGAAGGAGGTGGAACAATGTCCTTGGCATAAACAGGTTCAGACAATTTTGCAGCTGTATTAATAGTATTAGTATCGGGCCCTGCATCTGAAATTTCAGACCATAATTCTGAATCAGTGGATTCCAAATCATGCGATTCTGCGGTGCTCAAATTCAGGGAATGAACATGAATAATTAATGTCGAAGGAAAACCACGAGTCggggtttttttttcatttatctGTAATGCATATAGAACAAGATCTAAAAAACCATGAAGAGTGTCATGAGATAgttgaagtttttttattttcggGCATAAGTTTATGGACCTTCGATGAAATGAAGGAGTGGGTAAttgaggaaaaaaagaaggcaAAGTATAAAGAGAACTAATCGACAAATCCAATTGCGGTAAGGGTTCTGCTATACCGCCtaacttttttaacaaattgtATAGGTTTTGTAGAGAGATAAGCTTCCCAGGatttaaatcatcaataTTCGTAAATACTCTCTCCGCGTCAAAGGGTTCGTAGCCGGTATAAAATGATGACTCTAAAGCAAATCTTTGAATTCTTGGCatttccaatttttcaGCTAACTCGGCAACAAAAGACCAAAGTTCTATGTCATTGTAATCGCAAGCCAATGCAATAGCAAAATCGAGCAGGGCGTCCCGATACACAGGGATGGGATCGGTTGAAGGATCTAAGGATAATAAAGATTGTAGCTTTGACAGCAAAAACAAACCATGATTTTTTCTAGTGAGGTAATGTAGTAGCAATAaagcattattttttttataattagaaTTAACGGTAAAAGGGAGTTCGCGAAGAATTCGAACATTCAATAGCTCATCGTAATACTTTGTAGCAGCATTGTCATCTCCCTGCTTCTGGGCTGAAAGTGCATTTTGATATATTTGAACAGCTTCTTCAATTCGGATTTCTAAAGTGCGTTTTTCCTTATCCAGATCTTCACTGGCCGCATTTAGAGGAGTAAACGTTGCCATAACCTTAATATGAGACTTCCAAATTGATCACTGTATAAAACTGTAAccagaaattgaaaaaagtatGTAGATAAGATGTTAAAGTTGTAGATAAAGGAAGCGATGTATTACAAAAAGCGTCAAACAACTGTGGTTTTCAATACTATACTCCGCAAAAGCATTGAGCAATAAGCCTGCATTGGAAGATCAAGCTATTGAGCGTCCTAAATTCAGATTTCAGCTCTCTACACACcttcaaaaagcaaagataattaaaataagtgctaataacaaaaaaaaaattaaaaactccCAACGCAAACAAAACCTCAGGAAATCAATCAGTGCGTTTACAGATGTTTATATTAAGTCATAAAATCGGTATGAATTCACTAATTCCCAAGGCAATTTAAGGCTGGTTCTTTAATGTTTTGATGCACTGAACAAACTTTTGAACTTGGGTGACGActacttttttaagtagGAACAGATTATGAATTGCAATCAAAAGCAAACTTTTATAGTTTTAAGGGATGTTTATCATAAGGATATTGTTTTGTAACTCTTCTCTTACTACAGACTTTATCAAAGTAGTTTagtaatttctttgatGTCGTTAAGAAAGCGTAAGTGGTGACTTTTGTCTTTGCTGTGTAACGTATTTAGTTCGtggttttcaaaaagaagagtGTGTTGATTTTCTGCATCGTTAATACCGCACGTTGCCTTCGACTACAAACGCCAACATAGACAGGTGCAGACAGGTCTCAAACACGTCTTTAGTGGCATATCTAGAGACCCAAGTAGTCACTAAATAGCGAAGTTAAACGATACACTATATCCTTGCAAGAAGAGAAAGAGTACAAGGCATCAAGTGGAGTTTGTTTTGAATGTAATGCGATTTCGTATGTATACCCTGTTTCTTTCATTCGGGCTCTAAAATTGTATTCatacaattaaaaattttttaatgggTGAGTTTGCATGATTGTTTGAAAACAGTAGAACAAGCAATTTTGTTCGACGTTGAAGCCATTTTTTAGAAACTAGATAACGATACAAACAATTAAGAACATAGTATTGTAGTAAGTTTACTGTGTAATGCGACTATAAATGATCTCGGTAGtagcaaaaacaaaaactacGTTAATGAATGATATTAGTGACAAAACTCACTTACTTCTAAATTAGCTACATCTCATTATAGTAaaatcaacaatttttggttttgagACAAAGGCCGATTATAGATTTGATCGAAAATACAGAGCAACCACAATGATTTGAAGTGCCATTCTCAACAGTTTTAAGAAAACAGAGCAAACTACCTTGTTCTATTAAACttcatcattaaaaaaagtaataaaaatttattgaaaggATCAGTTAGTAATTCAACGTTAAGTCGAATATAGTAATCATTATAAGAGATTGTAAACCATCAGTGATATCTGTTGAAATGAGTGAAACATCAAATGAAGCTGAAATATTACCAATGGGTAATGAAGGACAAAAAATTCGTTTGTAGcctttattttcattcctTATCAGCAGACTTTGCCGAATTGTAAGACTCCGTTTTTTCCTGAGCGCCATTTTTCCATCGAGTATAAAGGAACTCTGCATCACCATGAGTTTTAACCTCGTTTTTAATTTCCGGTTTTAAGGCTTGACGAACAGTTTGGGAACAAATAGAAGCATATTTGCTATAACTACaaatattcattcattAGTAAAACTATCAGGGTATATTTAATGTTCACATTCAAGAAATGAATCCATACCTAaagtttttcttccaaGCAAAAGCCATTTT
This region of Schizosaccharomyces pombe strain 972h- genome assembly, chromosome: II genomic DNA includes:
- the atp15 gene encoding F0-ATPase epsilon subunit Atp15, with the protein product MAFAWKKNFSYSKYASICSQTVRQALKPEIKNEVKTHGDAEFLYTRWKNGAQEKTESYNSAKSADKE